A single region of the Mycobacterium avium subsp. avium genome encodes:
- a CDS encoding quinone-dependent dihydroorotate dehydrogenase, which translates to MARQLFFLVPAERIHTLVFALLRGVTAVGWPRRLLRRLLAPTDPVLASTVFGVRFPGPLGLAAGFDKDGLGLHAWGALGFGYAEIGTVTAGPQPGNPAPRLFRLPADRALLNRMSFNNLGAGALAVRLARRQPDIPIGVNIGKTKATPPDQAVDDYRASARLLGPLASYLVVNVSSPNTPGLRDLQAVGSLRPILSAVLAETSTPVLVKIAPDVSDSDVDDIADLAVELGLAGIVATNTTVSRDGLRTAGIDELGAGGISGPPVARRAVEVLRRLYGRVGDRLVLIGVGGIETADDAWERITAGASLLQGYTGFVYGGGLWAKQIHDGIAQRLRDGGFASLRDAVGSAARESG; encoded by the coding sequence GTGGCGCGGCAGCTGTTTTTCCTGGTACCCGCCGAGCGGATTCACACGCTGGTGTTCGCGCTGCTGCGCGGCGTCACGGCCGTCGGCTGGCCCCGGCGACTGCTGCGCCGACTGCTGGCTCCGACGGATCCGGTGCTGGCCAGCACGGTGTTCGGGGTGCGCTTCCCGGGGCCGCTGGGGCTGGCGGCCGGCTTCGACAAGGACGGGCTGGGGCTGCACGCCTGGGGCGCGCTGGGTTTCGGATATGCCGAGATCGGCACCGTCACCGCCGGCCCGCAGCCCGGCAACCCGGCGCCGCGGCTGTTCCGGCTGCCCGCCGACCGGGCGCTGCTCAACCGGATGAGCTTCAACAATCTCGGCGCCGGCGCGCTGGCGGTGCGGCTCGCCCGCCGACAGCCCGACATCCCGATCGGGGTCAACATCGGCAAGACCAAGGCGACGCCGCCGGATCAGGCCGTCGACGACTACCGGGCAAGCGCGCGGCTGCTCGGCCCGCTGGCGTCGTATCTGGTGGTCAACGTCAGCTCGCCGAACACGCCCGGGCTGCGCGATCTGCAGGCGGTGGGGTCGCTGCGGCCGATCCTGTCGGCCGTTCTCGCCGAGACGTCCACACCGGTGCTGGTGAAGATCGCGCCGGATGTGTCCGACTCCGACGTCGACGACATCGCGGACCTGGCCGTCGAACTCGGCCTGGCCGGCATCGTCGCCACCAACACCACGGTGTCGCGGGACGGCCTGCGCACGGCGGGGATCGACGAGCTGGGCGCCGGCGGCATCTCCGGGCCGCCGGTGGCCCGCCGCGCGGTCGAGGTGTTGCGCCGGCTCTACGGCCGGGTCGGCGATCGCCTGGTGCTGATCGGTGTCGGCGGCATCGAGACCGCCGACGACGCCTGGGAGCGGATCACCGCGGGCGCCTCCCTGCTGCAGGGCTACACGGGCTTCGTCTACGGAGGAGGCTTGTGGGCCAAGCAGATTCACGACGGCATCGCGCAGCGGCTGCGCGATGGCGGGTTCGCCTCGCTGCGCGACGCCGTCGGGTCGGCGGCGCGCGAATCGGGTTGA
- a CDS encoding HNH endonuclease signature motif containing protein, translating to MHSSTREEIRADVDALRAAVSRVLGHSYDALTTPERLRLLEIFDRETRRLRVPGHQLINQLAEQSDPTELGGRLSFALAERLHITRSDASRRIAEAADLGPRRALTGEPLPPLLPATAAAQRDGAIGTDHVAVIRQFFDQLPEAVDVETCEHAERQLAAQATQFRPDQLSKLARRLMDCLNPDGRYSDEDRARARGLVLGNQQADGMSRLSGWLTPEARAGWEAVLAKLAAPGMCNPDDDAPVVDGPPPEAASQRDSRSAAQRNHDGLNAALRALLAGGKLGQHNGLPASIIVTTTLRDLESAAGKGLTGGGTLLPMSEVIRLARHAHHYLAVFDNGKPLALYHTKRLASPGQRIVLYAKDRGCSHPGCDVSGYYCEVHHVTGYAKCGRTDIDQLTFACGGHHPLAEQGWITRKNGRGETEWIPPPHLERGQPRVNSFHHPEDMLCDTEDQQDQQDQQDQADEEDGAA from the coding sequence ATGCATTCGAGCACTCGGGAGGAGATCCGGGCGGACGTCGACGCGCTGCGTGCCGCGGTCTCCCGCGTGCTCGGGCATTCGTATGACGCGCTGACCACGCCGGAGCGGCTGCGGTTGCTGGAGATCTTCGACCGCGAGACCCGCCGGCTGCGGGTGCCCGGGCACCAGCTGATCAACCAGCTTGCCGAGCAGTCGGATCCCACCGAACTCGGCGGCAGGCTGTCGTTCGCGTTGGCCGAGCGGCTGCACATCACTCGCAGCGACGCGAGTCGCCGGATCGCCGAGGCGGCCGACCTGGGCCCGCGCCGGGCGCTGACCGGGGAGCCGTTGCCGCCGCTGCTGCCCGCCACGGCGGCGGCCCAGCGCGACGGGGCGATCGGCACCGACCACGTGGCGGTGATCCGGCAGTTCTTCGACCAGCTGCCGGAGGCGGTGGACGTCGAGACCTGCGAGCACGCCGAACGGCAACTGGCCGCCCAGGCAACCCAGTTCCGGCCGGATCAACTGTCCAAGCTGGCCCGCCGGCTGATGGACTGCCTCAACCCCGACGGCCGCTACAGCGACGAAGACAGGGCGCGGGCGCGCGGGCTGGTCCTGGGCAACCAGCAGGCCGACGGCATGTCCCGGCTGAGCGGCTGGCTCACCCCGGAGGCGCGCGCGGGCTGGGAAGCGGTGCTGGCCAAGCTGGCCGCGCCGGGGATGTGCAACCCCGACGACGACGCGCCGGTGGTGGACGGGCCGCCGCCGGAAGCGGCGTCGCAGCGCGACAGCCGCAGCGCGGCCCAGCGCAACCACGACGGCCTCAACGCGGCCCTTCGTGCGCTGCTGGCCGGCGGAAAGCTGGGGCAGCACAACGGGTTACCAGCATCGATCATCGTCACCACCACCCTGCGGGACCTCGAGTCCGCGGCCGGTAAGGGGCTGACGGGCGGCGGCACCCTGCTGCCGATGTCCGAGGTGATCCGGCTGGCCCGCCACGCCCACCACTACCTCGCCGTCTTCGACAACGGCAAACCGCTGGCGCTGTACCACACGAAACGCCTGGCCTCGCCGGGGCAACGAATCGTCTTGTACGCCAAGGACCGTGGCTGTTCGCACCCGGGCTGCGACGTTTCGGGCTATTACTGCGAAGTCCATCATGTCACCGGTTACGCCAAATGCGGCCGCACCGACATCGACCAACTGACCTTCGCCTGCGGCGGCCATCACCCGCTGGCCGAGCAGGGCTGGATCACCCGCAAGAACGGCCGAGGCGAGACCGAATGGATCCCACCACCGCATCTGGAGCGTGGTCAGCCACGGGTGAACTCGTTTCACCACCCCGAGGACATGCTGTGCGACACCGAAGACCAGCAAGACCAGCAAGACCAACAAGACCAAGCCGACGAGGAAGACGGCGCCGCGTGA
- a CDS encoding SCO1664 family protein, which produces MTPRYDDREVLRDGELTVIGRIRSASNATFLCEATLGDRAVHCVYKPVAGEAPLWDFPDGTLAGRELGAYLVSTQLGWNLVPYTVIRDGPAGPGMLQLWVRQPGDAVGEVSEAGESGAEQPDPGPDLVDLFPVGASPPGYLPVLRAYDYAGDEVVLMHADDPRLRRMAVFDVLVNNADRKGGHVLCGVDGRVYGVDHGVCLHVENKLRTVLWGWAGKPVDDDTLAAVACLAEALTGPFGDELAEQITRAEIAALRLRAHALLDNPVMPGPNRHRPIPWPAF; this is translated from the coding sequence ATGACCCCGAGATATGACGACCGTGAGGTGTTGCGCGACGGCGAGCTGACGGTCATCGGACGGATCCGCTCGGCCAGCAACGCCACCTTCTTGTGCGAGGCGACGCTCGGCGACCGCGCCGTGCACTGCGTCTACAAGCCGGTCGCGGGGGAGGCGCCGCTGTGGGACTTTCCCGACGGAACGCTGGCCGGCCGCGAACTGGGCGCCTACCTGGTGTCCACGCAGCTGGGCTGGAACCTGGTGCCCTACACGGTGATTCGGGACGGCCCGGCCGGTCCCGGCATGCTGCAGCTGTGGGTGCGGCAACCCGGCGATGCGGTCGGTGAGGTCAGTGAGGCCGGCGAGTCGGGTGCTGAACAGCCCGATCCGGGACCGGACCTGGTCGACCTGTTCCCCGTCGGCGCCTCGCCGCCGGGCTACCTGCCGGTGCTGCGCGCTTACGACTACGCCGGCGACGAGGTGGTGCTGATGCACGCCGACGACCCTCGGCTGCGCCGGATGGCCGTGTTCGACGTGCTGGTCAACAACGCCGACCGCAAGGGCGGGCACGTCCTGTGCGGCGTCGACGGCCGGGTCTACGGCGTCGACCACGGGGTGTGCCTGCACGTGGAGAACAAGCTGCGGACGGTGTTGTGGGGCTGGGCCGGCAAGCCGGTCGACGACGACACCCTGGCCGCCGTCGCCTGCCTGGCCGAGGCGCTCACCGGCCCGTTCGGCGACGAACTGGCCGAGCAGATCACCCGGGCGGAGATCGCCGCGCTGCGCCTGCGCGCGCACGCGCTGCTGGACAATCCGGTGATGCCCGGCCCCAACCGGCATCGCCCGATCCCGTGGCCGGCCTTCTAG
- a CDS encoding crotonobetainyl-CoA--carnitine CoA-transferase — translation MADNKLDKWVMLRNTKLHNTLRDGPGECDIRLVDRTVRVRHDLSGRRVDMLPAVGAIPWNDGSEAGSPMRGRSCQ, via the coding sequence ATGGCCGACAACAAGCTCGACAAGTGGGTGATGCTACGAAACACCAAGCTGCACAACACCCTTCGCGACGGCCCCGGCGAATGCGACATCCGACTCGTCGACCGGACCGTGCGGGTGCGCCACGACCTGTCCGGTCGCCGGGTCGACATGTTGCCGGCCGTCGGCGCCATCCCCTGGAACGACGGCAGCGAGGCCGGCTCGCCGATGCGTGGGCGTAGCTGCCAGTAG
- a CDS encoding histidine phosphatase family protein, whose translation MTVILLRHGRSTSNTAGVLAGRSEGVDLDDKGREQAAGLIDRIGDLPIRALISSPLLRCRRTLEPLADTLCLAPLVDDRLAEVDYGEWTGRKIGELVSEPLWKVVQAHPSAAVFPGGEGLAQVQARAVAAVREHDRRLAAEHGADALWVACTHGDVIKAVIADAYGIHLDGFQRVTADPASISVIRYTELRPFVLHVNHTGARLSAPLRAGPAPPPDQHDDHDHDTGDKAHTDPKSNGESQAAPATSVPSSDAVVGGSTD comes from the coding sequence ATGACCGTCATCCTGTTACGACACGGCCGCTCCACCTCGAACACCGCGGGCGTTCTCGCCGGCCGTTCCGAGGGCGTCGACCTCGACGACAAGGGCCGCGAACAAGCCGCCGGCCTGATCGACCGGATCGGTGACCTGCCGATCCGGGCGCTGATCAGTTCGCCTCTGCTGCGCTGCCGCCGCACCCTCGAGCCGCTGGCCGACACGCTGTGTCTGGCGCCGCTCGTCGACGACCGGCTCGCCGAAGTGGACTACGGCGAATGGACGGGTCGCAAGATCGGCGAGTTGGTGAGCGAGCCCTTGTGGAAGGTGGTGCAGGCCCACCCCAGCGCGGCGGTATTCCCCGGCGGTGAGGGCCTGGCGCAGGTGCAGGCGCGCGCGGTGGCGGCGGTCCGGGAACACGATCGGCGGCTGGCGGCAGAGCATGGCGCCGACGCGCTGTGGGTGGCGTGCACACACGGCGACGTCATCAAGGCGGTGATCGCCGACGCGTACGGCATCCACCTGGACGGCTTCCAGCGGGTCACCGCCGACCCGGCGTCGATCAGCGTGATCCGGTACACCGAGCTGCGCCCGTTTGTGTTGCACGTCAACCACACCGGCGCGCGGCTGTCCGCGCCGCTGCGGGCCGGACCGGCGCCGCCACCAGACCAGCACGACGACCACGACCACGACACAGGCGACAAAGCGCACACGGATCCTAAGTCCAACGGCGAATCGCAGGCGGCGCCGGCGACCTCGGTGCCGTCCAGCGACGCGGTGGTCGGTGGTTCGACGGATTAA
- a CDS encoding DUF5703 family protein: MTAARRARLPAGWDSELSDEYEWVPLRLPPEVTRVSASTRLSIEAEYRGWELTRVRLYTDGSRRVLLRRKKSRVDAGGFEGRRPDQPQL; this comes from the coding sequence TTGACGGCGGCGCGGCGCGCCCGTTTGCCCGCGGGCTGGGACAGCGAGCTGTCCGATGAATACGAGTGGGTGCCGCTGCGTCTGCCGCCGGAGGTGACCCGGGTCAGCGCGTCCACCCGGTTGTCCATCGAGGCCGAATACCGCGGCTGGGAGTTGACCAGGGTGCGGCTGTACACCGACGGCAGCAGGCGAGTGTTGTTGCGCCGCAAGAAATCTCGTGTCGATGCTGGCGGCTTCGAGGGGCGGCGGCCCGACCAGCCGCAACTGTGA
- the mshC gene encoding cysteine--1-D-myo-inosityl 2-amino-2-deoxy-alpha-D-glucopyranoside ligase: MRSWSSPQVPQLPGRGPELRLYDTSDRQVRPVAAGAGPGSAATMYVCGITPYDATHLGHAATYLAFDLIYRQWLDLGHDVHYVQNVTDVDDPLLERAARDGIDWRALAEREVSLFREDMAALRILAPRDYVGATEAIADVVELVEKMLASGAAYVVDGEFPDIYYRADATLQFGYESGYDRETMLRLFAERGGDPQRPGKTDALDALLWRAARPGEPSWPSPFGNGRPGWHVECAAIALSRIGSGLDIQGGGSDLIFPHHEFTAAHAECVRGERRFARHYVHAGMIGWDGHKMSKSRGNLVLVSQLRGRGVEPAAIRLGLLAGHYRGDRYWSDQVLDEATARLRRWRTATALPAGPDATDVIARVRQYLADDLNTPKALAALDGWTTDALDYGGHDTAAPRLVASAVDALLGVAL; encoded by the coding sequence ATGCGGTCGTGGTCCTCCCCACAGGTTCCCCAATTACCGGGACGCGGCCCCGAGCTTCGGCTGTATGACACCTCCGATCGGCAGGTGCGCCCCGTGGCGGCCGGCGCCGGGCCCGGTTCGGCCGCCACCATGTACGTCTGCGGCATCACCCCCTATGACGCGACCCACCTGGGCCACGCCGCAACCTATTTGGCGTTCGACCTGATCTACCGGCAGTGGCTCGATCTCGGGCACGACGTGCACTACGTGCAGAACGTCACCGACGTCGACGATCCGCTGTTGGAGCGCGCCGCGCGGGACGGCATCGACTGGCGGGCACTGGCCGAGCGCGAGGTGTCGCTGTTCCGCGAAGACATGGCCGCGCTGCGCATCTTGGCGCCCCGCGACTACGTCGGGGCGACCGAGGCGATCGCCGACGTGGTCGAGCTGGTCGAGAAGATGCTGGCGTCCGGCGCGGCCTATGTCGTCGACGGCGAATTCCCCGACATCTACTACCGCGCCGACGCCACGCTGCAGTTCGGCTACGAGTCGGGCTACGACCGCGAGACCATGCTGCGACTGTTCGCCGAGCGCGGCGGCGACCCGCAGCGGCCCGGCAAGACCGACGCGCTCGACGCCCTGCTGTGGCGGGCGGCGCGGCCCGGCGAGCCCAGCTGGCCGTCGCCGTTCGGCAACGGCCGGCCGGGGTGGCACGTCGAGTGCGCGGCGATCGCGCTCAGCCGCATCGGCAGCGGCCTGGACATCCAGGGCGGCGGCAGTGACCTGATCTTCCCGCATCACGAATTCACCGCCGCGCACGCCGAATGCGTGCGCGGCGAGCGGCGATTCGCCCGCCACTACGTGCACGCCGGGATGATCGGCTGGGACGGGCACAAGATGTCCAAGAGCCGCGGCAACCTGGTGCTGGTGTCGCAGCTGCGCGGCCGCGGAGTGGAGCCGGCGGCCATCCGGCTGGGCCTGCTGGCCGGGCACTACCGCGGGGACCGCTACTGGAGCGACCAGGTGCTCGACGAGGCGACCGCCCGGCTGCGGCGCTGGCGCACCGCGACCGCGCTGCCCGCCGGACCGGACGCCACCGACGTGATTGCCCGAGTGCGCCAATACCTGGCCGACGACCTCAACACGCCTAAAGCGCTTGCCGCACTTGATGGTTGGACCACCGATGCGCTCGACTACGGCGGCCACGACACCGCGGCGCCCCGGCTGGTGGCAAGCGCCGTCGATGCGCTGCTGGGAGTGGCCCTGTAG
- a CDS encoding 3'(2'),5'-bisphosphate nucleotidase CysQ, translating to MTDAALAADLAAEAGELLLKVRDEVGFGYPWALGDAGDSLANALILGRLQVERPDDAVLSEEAYDDLSRLQHDRVWIIDPLDGTREFSTPGRDDWAVHVALWQRPTNGRREITDAAVSLPARGNIVYRSDTVTASAARVGVTDTIRIAVSATRPPAVLHRMRQRLPIQPVAIGSAGAKAMAIIDGVVDAYLHAGGQWEWDSAAPAGVVMAAGMHASRLDGSPMRYNQLDPYLPDFVMCRAELAPVLLGAIRDAWR from the coding sequence ATGACCGACGCCGCGCTGGCCGCCGATCTCGCCGCCGAAGCGGGGGAATTGCTGCTGAAGGTCCGCGACGAGGTCGGCTTCGGCTATCCGTGGGCGCTCGGCGACGCGGGCGACAGTCTGGCGAATGCGCTGATCCTGGGACGGTTGCAGGTCGAGCGGCCGGACGATGCCGTGCTCAGCGAGGAGGCCTACGACGACCTGTCCCGGCTGCAGCACGACCGGGTGTGGATCATCGACCCGCTGGACGGCACGCGCGAGTTCTCCACGCCGGGCCGCGACGACTGGGCCGTGCATGTCGCGCTGTGGCAGCGCCCGACCAACGGCCGGCGCGAGATCACCGACGCCGCGGTGTCATTGCCGGCCCGCGGCAACATCGTGTACCGCAGCGACACCGTCACCGCCAGCGCCGCGCGCGTCGGCGTCACCGACACCATCCGCATCGCCGTCAGCGCCACCCGGCCGCCCGCCGTTTTGCACCGGATGCGCCAGCGGTTGCCCATCCAGCCCGTCGCGATCGGTTCGGCCGGCGCCAAGGCGATGGCGATCATCGACGGCGTGGTCGACGCCTATCTGCACGCCGGGGGTCAGTGGGAGTGGGACTCGGCCGCCCCGGCCGGGGTGGTGATGGCCGCCGGGATGCACGCATCGCGGCTGGACGGTTCGCCGATGCGCTACAACCAGCTCGACCCCTACCTGCCAGACTTCGTCATGTGCCGCGCCGAGCTGGCGCCCGTGCTGCTGGGCGCGATCCGCGACGCGTGGCGCTAG
- a CDS encoding YbhB/YbcL family Raf kinase inhibitor-like protein, with protein sequence MSTAPDPYASLPKLPTFTLTSQSLTDGGTLAKPQVSGIMGAGGEDVSPQLSWSGFPAETRSFAVTVYDPDAPTASGFWHWAVANLPADVTELPAGAGDGSNLPGDALTLVNDAGQRRYIGAAPPPGHGPHRYYIAVHAVDTEKLDLPEDASPAFLGFNLFQHAIARAVIHGTYEQK encoded by the coding sequence ATGAGCACAGCTCCTGACCCGTACGCATCGCTGCCCAAGCTGCCGACCTTCACGCTGACCTCGCAATCGCTGACCGACGGTGGAACCCTGGCCAAGCCCCAGGTCAGCGGGATCATGGGCGCCGGCGGGGAAGACGTCAGCCCGCAGCTGAGCTGGTCGGGTTTCCCGGCCGAGACCCGCAGCTTCGCCGTCACCGTCTACGACCCCGACGCCCCGACGGCCTCCGGGTTCTGGCACTGGGCGGTGGCCAACCTGCCGGCCGACGTCACCGAGCTGCCCGCCGGTGCCGGCGACGGCAGCAATCTGCCCGGCGACGCGCTCACCCTGGTCAACGACGCCGGGCAGCGCCGCTACATCGGGGCGGCGCCGCCGCCCGGACACGGCCCGCACCGCTACTACATCGCCGTGCACGCCGTGGATACCGAAAAGCTGGACCTGCCCGAGGACGCCAGCCCGGCCTTCCTCGGGTTCAACCTGTTCCAGCACGCCATCGCGCGCGCCGTCATCCACGGCACCTACGAGCAGAAGTAG
- a CDS encoding M20/M25/M40 family metallo-hydrolase yields the protein MTIQSGASEVTANPSDDVVEVVSTLIRFDTTNTGEPETTKGEAECAQWVAEQLAAVGYAPHYVESGAPGRGNVFVRLPGADSSRGALLIHGHLDVVPAEPTEWSVHPFSGAVKDGFVWGRGAVDMKDMVGMMIVVARHLKRAGIVPPRDLVFAFIADEEHGGTFGAQWLVDNRPELFAGVTEAIGEVGGFSLTVPRRDGGERRLYLIETAEKGLSWMKLTARGPAGHGSMVHDQNAVTAVAEAVARLGRHQFPLVLTDTVNQFLAAVSEETGLTFDTQSGDLRGVVEKLGPMARMLKAVLHDTANPTMLKAGYKANVVPAIAEAVVDCRILPGRKAAFEAEIDELIGPDVTREWIKDFSSYETGFDGDLVDAMNDAVLALDPDARTVPYMLSGGTDAKSFARLGIRCFGFSPLRLPPDLDFTALFHGVDERVPIDALRFGTDVLTHFLTHC from the coding sequence GTGACCATCCAGAGCGGGGCGAGCGAGGTGACGGCCAACCCGAGCGACGACGTCGTCGAGGTGGTCAGCACCCTGATCCGGTTCGACACCACCAACACCGGCGAACCGGAGACCACCAAGGGCGAGGCCGAGTGCGCGCAATGGGTCGCCGAGCAGCTGGCCGCGGTGGGCTATGCGCCGCATTACGTCGAGTCCGGCGCGCCGGGCCGCGGCAATGTGTTCGTCCGCCTGCCGGGTGCCGACAGTTCGCGCGGCGCGCTGCTGATCCACGGGCATCTCGACGTGGTGCCGGCCGAGCCGACCGAGTGGAGCGTGCACCCGTTCTCCGGCGCGGTCAAGGACGGTTTCGTCTGGGGCCGCGGCGCGGTCGACATGAAGGACATGGTCGGCATGATGATCGTGGTGGCCCGGCACCTGAAGCGGGCCGGCATCGTGCCGCCGCGCGACCTGGTGTTCGCGTTCATCGCCGACGAGGAGCACGGCGGGACGTTCGGCGCGCAGTGGCTGGTCGACAACCGGCCGGAGCTGTTCGCCGGGGTCACCGAGGCGATCGGCGAGGTGGGCGGCTTCTCGCTGACCGTGCCGCGCCGCGACGGCGGCGAGCGTCGGCTCTATTTGATCGAGACGGCCGAAAAGGGGCTGTCGTGGATGAAGCTCACCGCCCGCGGCCCGGCCGGGCACGGGTCGATGGTGCACGACCAAAACGCCGTCACCGCCGTCGCCGAGGCCGTCGCCCGGCTGGGCCGCCATCAGTTTCCGCTGGTGCTGACCGACACCGTCAACCAGTTCCTGGCCGCGGTCAGCGAGGAGACCGGACTGACGTTCGACACCCAATCGGGCGACCTGCGCGGCGTGGTCGAAAAGCTCGGCCCGATGGCGCGCATGCTCAAGGCCGTGCTGCACGACACCGCCAACCCCACCATGCTCAAGGCCGGGTACAAGGCCAACGTCGTCCCGGCGATCGCCGAGGCGGTGGTGGACTGCCGGATCCTGCCGGGCCGCAAGGCTGCGTTCGAGGCCGAGATCGACGAGCTGATCGGGCCGGACGTGACGCGGGAATGGATCAAGGACTTCTCGTCCTATGAGACCGGCTTCGACGGCGACCTGGTCGACGCCATGAATGACGCCGTGCTGGCGCTGGACCCGGATGCCCGCACCGTGCCGTATATGCTGTCCGGCGGTACGGACGCGAAATCCTTTGCGCGCTTGGGTATTCGCTGTTTCGGTTTCAGTCCGCTGCGGTTGCCGCCCGACCTGGATTTCACCGCATTGTTCCATGGTGTCGATGAGCGGGTACCCATCGATGCGCTGCGGTTCGGCACCGACGTGCTGACCCACTTCCTGACCCACTGCTAG
- a CDS encoding DUF3090 domain-containing protein produces MARAIHVFRTPDRFVAGTVGQPGNRTFYIQAVHDSRVVSVILEKQQVAVLAERIGALLLEVNRRFGTPVPPEPDEVEDLNPLITPVDAEFRVGTMGLGWDSEAQTVVVELLAVTDAEFDASVVLDDTEEGPDAVRVFLTPESARQFATRSNRVISAGRPPCPLCDEPLDPEGHICARANGYRRSALLGSDDDPEI; encoded by the coding sequence ATGGCCCGCGCAATTCATGTCTTCCGCACACCCGACCGCTTCGTGGCCGGGACCGTTGGCCAGCCGGGAAACCGCACCTTCTACATCCAGGCGGTGCACGACTCCCGGGTGGTGTCGGTGATCTTGGAGAAGCAGCAGGTTGCGGTGCTCGCCGAACGGATCGGCGCGCTGCTGCTGGAGGTGAACCGCAGGTTCGGCACGCCGGTGCCGCCGGAGCCCGACGAGGTCGAGGACCTGAACCCGTTGATCACGCCGGTGGACGCCGAATTTCGGGTCGGCACCATGGGCCTGGGCTGGGACTCCGAGGCGCAGACCGTGGTGGTCGAGCTGCTGGCCGTCACCGACGCGGAGTTCGACGCCTCGGTGGTGCTCGACGACACCGAGGAGGGCCCCGACGCGGTGCGGGTGTTCCTGACGCCGGAGTCGGCGCGGCAATTCGCCACCCGCTCCAACCGGGTGATCTCGGCAGGCCGTCCGCCGTGCCCGCTGTGCGACGAACCACTGGACCCGGAGGGCCATATCTGCGCACGGGCCAACGGCTATCGGCGCAGCGCGCTGCTCGGGTCTGACGATGACCCCGAGATATGA
- a CDS encoding YncE family protein: MSRRRTQGNPLLLPHALLRRGRHKLAIQGCIWGVALLLSGCSSNPLRGAPPTIEPAGAAVSPPSAQQPAGSVRPLAAHAAAAVFDAGTHQLAVLAAASDPASVTLFGDPQVPPRVAALPGPATALTGDGRGAVYLATRGGYFVLDLATGRVVRVGVADAAQTEFTAVAQRADGTLVLGSADGAVYTLASPTPAVPTTGSTTGSTAAVANRSKIFARVDSLATQGNTTVVLDRGQTSVTTIGADGRAQQALRAGRGATTMAADAAGRVLVADTRGGQLLVYGVDPLILRQAYPVPQAPYGLAGSRALAWVSQTVSNIVIGYDLSTGIPVEKVRYPTVQQPNSLAFDEASDTLYVVSGSGAGVQVIDHAAGKR; the protein is encoded by the coding sequence TTGTCCCGCCGTCGCACCCAGGGAAACCCATTGCTGTTACCACACGCGCTGCTCCGGCGAGGGCGCCACAAGCTGGCGATTCAAGGCTGCATTTGGGGTGTCGCGCTTTTGCTGAGCGGGTGTTCGTCGAATCCGCTGCGCGGCGCGCCCCCGACCATCGAACCCGCGGGCGCGGCCGTGTCGCCGCCGTCAGCGCAGCAGCCGGCCGGGTCGGTGCGGCCACTGGCCGCGCACGCCGCGGCGGCGGTGTTCGACGCCGGCACCCACCAGCTGGCGGTGCTGGCCGCGGCTTCCGATCCGGCCAGCGTCACCCTGTTCGGCGACCCGCAGGTCCCGCCGCGGGTCGCCGCCCTGCCCGGCCCGGCGACCGCGTTGACCGGCGACGGCCGCGGCGCGGTCTACCTGGCCACCCGCGGCGGCTACTTCGTGCTGGATCTGGCCACCGGCCGCGTCGTGCGGGTGGGCGTCGCCGATGCGGCGCAGACCGAGTTCACCGCGGTGGCCCAACGCGCCGACGGCACGCTGGTGTTGGGCAGCGCCGACGGCGCCGTCTACACGCTGGCCTCCCCGACGCCGGCCGTGCCTACCACTGGGTCTACCACTGGGTCTACCGCGGCCGTCGCCAACCGGAGCAAGATCTTCGCGCGGGTCGATTCGCTTGCCACCCAAGGCAATACGACGGTGGTGCTGGACCGCGGGCAGACCTCGGTGACCACGATCGGCGCCGACGGCCGGGCCCAGCAGGCGCTGCGGGCCGGCCGGGGCGCCACCACCATGGCCGCCGACGCGGCGGGCCGGGTGCTGGTGGCCGACACCCGCGGCGGCCAGTTGCTGGTGTACGGCGTGGATCCGCTGATCCTGCGCCAGGCCTACCCGGTTCCTCAGGCGCCCTACGGCCTGGCCGGTTCCCGCGCGTTAGCCTGGGTTTCGCAGACCGTTTCCAATATCGTCATTGGTTACGATCTGTCCACCGGAATTCCCGTCGAAAAGGTGCGTTACCCGACCGTGCAGCAACCGAACTCCCTGGCCTTCGACGAAGCGTCGGACACCCTGTACGTGGTGTCCGGGTCCGGCGCGGGAGTTCAGGTGATCGACCACGCGGCGGGTAAACGTTGA